In Prunus dulcis chromosome 1, ALMONDv2, whole genome shotgun sequence, the following are encoded in one genomic region:
- the LOC117614582 gene encoding protein DA1-like isoform X2, protein MGWLSKIFKGSSHKLSEEHCRENYGEDPNNCGPSCSGEVWSENENEDIDRAIALSLLEENQKGKIVVGFDSQLEEDEQLARALQESLNVESPPQHGNGNTYQPSTPPQYGNGNTYQPITPPQYGNGNTYQPITPPHYGNGNTYQPIPPPRYGNGNAYQPIPMYYPMGSRICAGCNAEIGFGRYLNCLNAVWHPECFRCRACNLPISDYEFSTSGHYPYHKSCYKESYHPKCDVCKHFIPTNTAGLIEYRAHPFWVQKYCPSHEHDTTPRCCSCERMEPQDTKYVPLNDGRKLCLECLDSAIMDTSACQPLYLDIQEFYEGLNMKLEQQVPLLLVERQALNEAREGERNGHYHMPETRGLCLSEEQTISTISKRPRFGGGNHSMEMVTEPYKLTRRCEVTAILILYGLPRLLTGSILAHEMMHAWLRLKGYRPLSQDVEEGICQVLAYMWLEAELISGSGSDMASTSSSSTSSASKKGTRSQFEKKLGGFFKHQVESDMSPVYGDGFRAGQQAVQKYGLRSTLDHIRMTGTFPY, encoded by the exons ATGGGTTGGCTTAGCAAGATTTTTAAAGGCTCCAGCCACAAGTTATCGGAAGAGCATTGTCGTGAGAATTATGGAGAGGATCCAAATAACTGTGGACCTTCTTGTTCCGGG GAGGTCTGGTCAGAAAACGAGAATGAAGATATAGACCGTGCTATTGCACTATCTCTTttagaagaaaatcaaaaaggaaaaattgtgGTTG GTTTTGATTCtcagttggaagaagatgaacaacTTGCCAGAGCCCTACAAGAAAGTCTGAATGTGGAGTCTCCTCCCCAACATGGAAATGGAAATACATATCAACCTAGCACTCCTCCCCAATATGGAA ATGGAAATACATATCAACCTATCACTCCTCCCCAATATGGAAATGGAAATACATATCAACCTATCACTCCTCCCCATTATGGAAATGGAAATACATATCAACCTATCCCTCCTCCCAGATatggaaatggaaatgcaTATCAACCTATCCCCATGTACTACCCAATGGGGTCCAG GATTTGTGCTGGTTGCAATGCTGAGATTGGTTTTGGACGATATTTGAATTGCCTGAATGCAGTTTGGCATCCAGAATGTTTCCGTTGTCGTGCATGCAACCTACCAATTTCTGATTATGAG TTTTCTACATCTGGGCATTACCCTTACCATAAATCTTGCTATAAGGAGAGCTACCATCCAAAATGTGATGTTTGCAAGCACTTT ATTCCAACCAACACTGCTGGTCTTATTGAATATAGGGCACATCCATTTTGGGTCCAGAAATACTGCCCTTCTCATGAACACGATACTACTCCTCGGTGCTGCAGCTGTGAGCGAATGGAG CCACAGGACACAAAATATGTGCCCCTTAATGATGGTCGGAAGCTCTGTCTAGAGTGTCTGGACTCTGCAATCATGGATACCAGTGCATGCCAACCCCTATATCTTGATATACAGGAATTTTATGAAGgtttaaatatgaaattggAGCAGCAAGTTCCGTTACTCTTGGTTGAAAGACAAGCGTTAAATGAAgcaagagaaggagaaagaaat GGCCATTATCACATGCCTGAGACCAGAGGCCTTTGCCTTTCTGAAGAACAGACTATTAGCACG ATTTCAAAGCGGCCACGGTTTGGGGGAGGAAACCACTCCATGGAAATGGTAACAGAGCCATACAAGCTAACTCGTCGCTGTGAGGTGACCGCAATTCTAATCTTGTATGGGCTTCCAag GTTGCTGACTGGGTCTATTCTAGCACATGAGATGATGCATGCATGGCTGCGGCTTAAAG GTTACCGACCTCTTAGTCAAGATGTTGAAGAGGGTATCTGTCAGGTTCTAGCTTACATGTGGCTAGAGGCCGAGCTTATATCTGGCTCAGGCAGCGATATGGCATCAACCTCGTCTTCCTCCACTTCCTCGGCATCGAAGAAGGGTACAAGATCTCAGTTTGAGAAGAAGCTCGGTGGGTTCTTTAAACACCAGGTGGAATCAGACATGTCCCCAGTATATGGAGATGGATTCCGGGCTGGTCAACAGGCAGTGCAGAAATATGGGCTTCGAAGTACCTTAGACCATATTAGAATGACAGGGACGTTTCCTTATTGA
- the LOC117614582 gene encoding protein DA1-like isoform X1: protein MGWLSKIFKGSSHKLSEEHCRENYGEDPNNCGPSCSGEVWSENENEDIDRAIALSLLEENQKGKIVVGFDSQLEEDEQLARALQESLNVESPPQHGNGNTYQPSTPPQYGNGNTYQPITPPQHGNGNTYQPSTPPQYGNGNTYQPITPPQYGNGNTYQPITPPHYGNGNTYQPIPPPRYGNGNAYQPIPMYYPMGSRICAGCNAEIGFGRYLNCLNAVWHPECFRCRACNLPISDYEFSTSGHYPYHKSCYKESYHPKCDVCKHFIPTNTAGLIEYRAHPFWVQKYCPSHEHDTTPRCCSCERMEPQDTKYVPLNDGRKLCLECLDSAIMDTSACQPLYLDIQEFYEGLNMKLEQQVPLLLVERQALNEAREGERNGHYHMPETRGLCLSEEQTISTISKRPRFGGGNHSMEMVTEPYKLTRRCEVTAILILYGLPRLLTGSILAHEMMHAWLRLKGYRPLSQDVEEGICQVLAYMWLEAELISGSGSDMASTSSSSTSSASKKGTRSQFEKKLGGFFKHQVESDMSPVYGDGFRAGQQAVQKYGLRSTLDHIRMTGTFPY from the exons ATGGGTTGGCTTAGCAAGATTTTTAAAGGCTCCAGCCACAAGTTATCGGAAGAGCATTGTCGTGAGAATTATGGAGAGGATCCAAATAACTGTGGACCTTCTTGTTCCGGG GAGGTCTGGTCAGAAAACGAGAATGAAGATATAGACCGTGCTATTGCACTATCTCTTttagaagaaaatcaaaaaggaaaaattgtgGTTG GTTTTGATTCtcagttggaagaagatgaacaacTTGCCAGAGCCCTACAAGAAAGTCTGAATGTGGAGTCTCCTCCCCAACATGGAAATGGAAATACATATCAACCTAGCACTCCTCCCCAATATGGAAATGGAAATACATATCAACCTATCACTCCTCCCCAACATGGAAATGGAAATACATATCAACCAAGCACTCCTCCCCAATATGGAAATGGAAATACATATCAACCTATCACTCCTCCCCAATATGGAAATGGAAATACATATCAACCTATCACTCCTCCCCATTATGGAAATGGAAATACATATCAACCTATCCCTCCTCCCAGATatggaaatggaaatgcaTATCAACCTATCCCCATGTACTACCCAATGGGGTCCAG GATTTGTGCTGGTTGCAATGCTGAGATTGGTTTTGGACGATATTTGAATTGCCTGAATGCAGTTTGGCATCCAGAATGTTTCCGTTGTCGTGCATGCAACCTACCAATTTCTGATTATGAG TTTTCTACATCTGGGCATTACCCTTACCATAAATCTTGCTATAAGGAGAGCTACCATCCAAAATGTGATGTTTGCAAGCACTTT ATTCCAACCAACACTGCTGGTCTTATTGAATATAGGGCACATCCATTTTGGGTCCAGAAATACTGCCCTTCTCATGAACACGATACTACTCCTCGGTGCTGCAGCTGTGAGCGAATGGAG CCACAGGACACAAAATATGTGCCCCTTAATGATGGTCGGAAGCTCTGTCTAGAGTGTCTGGACTCTGCAATCATGGATACCAGTGCATGCCAACCCCTATATCTTGATATACAGGAATTTTATGAAGgtttaaatatgaaattggAGCAGCAAGTTCCGTTACTCTTGGTTGAAAGACAAGCGTTAAATGAAgcaagagaaggagaaagaaat GGCCATTATCACATGCCTGAGACCAGAGGCCTTTGCCTTTCTGAAGAACAGACTATTAGCACG ATTTCAAAGCGGCCACGGTTTGGGGGAGGAAACCACTCCATGGAAATGGTAACAGAGCCATACAAGCTAACTCGTCGCTGTGAGGTGACCGCAATTCTAATCTTGTATGGGCTTCCAag GTTGCTGACTGGGTCTATTCTAGCACATGAGATGATGCATGCATGGCTGCGGCTTAAAG GTTACCGACCTCTTAGTCAAGATGTTGAAGAGGGTATCTGTCAGGTTCTAGCTTACATGTGGCTAGAGGCCGAGCTTATATCTGGCTCAGGCAGCGATATGGCATCAACCTCGTCTTCCTCCACTTCCTCGGCATCGAAGAAGGGTACAAGATCTCAGTTTGAGAAGAAGCTCGGTGGGTTCTTTAAACACCAGGTGGAATCAGACATGTCCCCAGTATATGGAGATGGATTCCGGGCTGGTCAACAGGCAGTGCAGAAATATGGGCTTCGAAGTACCTTAGACCATATTAGAATGACAGGGACGTTTCCTTATTGA